Proteins from one Triticum aestivum cultivar Chinese Spring chromosome 7A, IWGSC CS RefSeq v2.1, whole genome shotgun sequence genomic window:
- the LOC123147360 gene encoding uncharacterized protein isoform X2: protein MVVVPRKYQASRFLNIFSFQPGESKCAELMVRKEFQPYGVPAFSIPLHCDGLILIPALMGKIFICNPATGEFVELPPGSPSLLHEHRVAFGFDPWSGAYKVARHFIRSYRDIPQMDVEEGGAIREYSCGHEILTFGGDVGKEEALVWKATVDPPYPIKARTPICLPGAFFWSALKSMLLPAKRLSRRERFTIGAR, encoded by the exons ATGGTCGTGGTGCCGCGCAAGTACCAGGCCTCTCGATTCCTCAACATCTTCAGCTTCCAGCCAGGCGAAAGCAAGTGCGCCGAGCTTATGGTCCGAAAGGAGTTTCAGCCCTATGGGGTCCCGGCGTTCAGCATTCCTCTCCACTGCGACGGCCTCATCTTGATCCCTGCCTTGATGGGGAAAATTTTCATCTGCAACCCGGCCACTGGAGAGTTTGTTGAGTTGCCGCCTGGAAGCCCCAGCCTTCTCCATGAGCACAGGGTCGCCTTTGGCTTTGATCCCTGGAGTGGCGCCTACAAGGTGGCCAGGCACTTCATCCGCTCCTACAGAGATATTCCACAAATGGATGTGGAAGAAGGAGGCGCCATTAGAGAATACAGCTGCGGACATGAGATCTTGACATTCGGTGGTGATGTCGGCAAGGAAGAAGCTTTGGTATGGAAGGCCACCGTGGATCCGCCATACCCTATCAAGGCCAGGACCCCGATTTGTCTCCCGGGGGCCTTCTTTTGGAGTGCTCTCAAGTCCATGCTACTACCTGCAAAG CGATTATCTAGGCGGGAACGATTCACTATCGGCGCTAGGTGA
- the LOC123147360 gene encoding uncharacterized protein isoform X1, whose translation MVVVPRKYQASRFLNIFSFQPGESKCAELMVRKEFQPYGVPAFSIPLHCDGLILIPALMGKIFICNPATGEFVELPPGSPSLLHEHRVAFGFDPWSGAYKVARHFIRSYRDIPQMDVEEGGAIREYSCGHEILTFGGDVGKEEALVWKATVDPPYPIKARTPICLPGAFFWSALKSMLLPAKVISNVILRFSLLDETFTVHPNPPCSDYLGGNDSLSALGEKLCYIHSTSPWEISVWLAEDGPNLAWSLCRRVCLPIPRMLLAFACASTERDKIFITVDACILLRCDLRDGSLEEVINMPRDMLYDLRNGRKINIGALFVAHYTVPYVESLLRIRPP comes from the coding sequence ATGGTCGTGGTGCCGCGCAAGTACCAGGCCTCTCGATTCCTCAACATCTTCAGCTTCCAGCCAGGCGAAAGCAAGTGCGCCGAGCTTATGGTCCGAAAGGAGTTTCAGCCCTATGGGGTCCCGGCGTTCAGCATTCCTCTCCACTGCGACGGCCTCATCTTGATCCCTGCCTTGATGGGGAAAATTTTCATCTGCAACCCGGCCACTGGAGAGTTTGTTGAGTTGCCGCCTGGAAGCCCCAGCCTTCTCCATGAGCACAGGGTCGCCTTTGGCTTTGATCCCTGGAGTGGCGCCTACAAGGTGGCCAGGCACTTCATCCGCTCCTACAGAGATATTCCACAAATGGATGTGGAAGAAGGAGGCGCCATTAGAGAATACAGCTGCGGACATGAGATCTTGACATTCGGTGGTGATGTCGGCAAGGAAGAAGCTTTGGTATGGAAGGCCACCGTGGATCCGCCATACCCTATCAAGGCCAGGACCCCGATTTGTCTCCCGGGGGCCTTCTTTTGGAGTGCTCTCAAGTCCATGCTACTACCTGCAAAGGTTATCTCGAACGTCATACTTCGATTcagtttacttgatgaaacatttaCGGTGCACCCTAACCCTCCGTGCAGCGATTATCTAGGCGGGAACGATTCACTATCGGCGCTAGGTGAAAAGTTATGCTATATCCACTCTACCTCTCCGTGGGAGATTTCCGTTTGGTTGGCGGAAGATGGACCAAATCTGGCTTGGTCACTATGCCGCCGAGTCTGCCTGCCGATACCAAGAATGCTTCTTGCCTTTGCTTGCGCGTCGACTGAACGGGACAAGATATTCATCACCGTTGATGCGTGCATCCTTCTCCGGTGTGATCTCCGTGATGGATCCCTTGAAGAAGTAATCAACATGCCACGTGACATGTTGTATGATCTCCGGAATGGCAGAAAAATCAACATTGGTGCGCTCTTTGTTGCCCACTACACGGTGCCGTATGTGGAATCACTCCTGCGCATCAGACCTCCGTGA
- the LOC123147361 gene encoding NAC domain-containing protein 20-like, with product MIASNIAITLESIAEKASTMTDHLQVQQQKLELPPGFRFHPTDEEIIKFYVVPKVLDEAFVAAAIEDVNLNKYEPWELPEKAKMGEKEWYFYCRKDRKYPTGIRTNQAKNAGYWKATGKDKEIFHPPLTLIGMKKTLVFYKGRAPRGEKTNWIMHEYRLESNKQLTSNPSTATRTVTITNASSKEQWVVCRIFHKSAGLKKVVMPSYVMPMSIGAEHQQGFADLDTLPPLMGYEMSSSLANPMLLPTTSPYQLRDIGAGSSIMGSMALPIMNDHYIGNHHQQMMSDPTPPLSFYQQHQQMMMYVGADRGFMVGAEPGCGPSSMVSQEHAVTGLSNNYQGNAAATAVGKTSSMNMGMDDMWKY from the exons ATGATTGCCTCCAATATTGCCATCACCCTAGAATCCATTGCAGAGAAAGCCTCCACCATGACAGACCACCTTCAAGTTCAGCAACAGAAGTTGGAGCTACCGCCGGGGTTTAGGTTCCACCCAACGGATGAGGAGATCATAAAATTCTATGTGGTCCCCAAGGTGCTCGATGAAGCCTTCGTCGCTGCGGCGATTGAGGATGTGAACCTCAACAAGTACGAGCCATGGGAGCTACCGGAGAAGGCGAAGATGGGGGAAAAGGAGTGGTACTTTTACTGCCGAAAGGATCGCAAGTACCCCACCGGGATACGAACGAACCAGGCGAAGAATGCTGGCTATTGGAAGGCCACCGGAAAGGACAAGGAGATCTTCCACCCGCCGCTCACACTCATCGGCATGAAGAAGACGCTCGTCTTCTACAAGGGCAGGGCACCTAGGGGGGAGAAGACCAACTGGATCATGCATGAGTATAGGCTTGAGAGCAACAAGCAGCTAACTTCCAACCCGTCCACCGCAACCCGCACCGTCACCATCACCAACGCGTCTTCCAAG GAACAGTGGGTGGTTTGTAGGATCTTCCATAAGAGCGCCGGACTGAAGAAGGTGGTGATGCCGTCATATGTCATGCCAATGTCCATCGGAGCGGAACATCAGCAGGGGTTCGCCGACTTAGATACATTGCCTCCTCTCATGGGCTATGAGATGTCGTCATCGCTAGCAAATCCAATGTTGCTTCCTACAACTTCTCCATACCAATTGCGCGACATCGGTGCTGGCTCATCGATAATGGGTAGCATGGCGCTTCCTATTATGAATGACCACTACATCGGGAACCACCACCAGCAGATGATGTCAGACCCAACACCACCATTGTCGTTCTACCAACAACATCAGCAGATGATGATGTATGTGGGTGCAGATCGGGGTTTCATGGTCGGGGCTGAGCCTGGGTGTGGGCCATCGTCGATGGTGTCACAGGAACATGCTGTGACCGGGCTGAGCAACAACTACCAGGGGAACGCCGCCGCAACAGCAGTTGGCAAGACCTCATCGATGAACATGGGTATGGATGACATGTGGAAGTACTGA
- the LOC123149949 gene encoding protein BTR1 isoform X1 yields MDPAADDGRSPSPVPDPDDGEGGSGWGSDKPPPTRAEEGRVVGKAAMEPSPSPPDSTVSDQDDDDLTRAVSLLSLAEAGKAGSAPRAVDPSPPSSAVSSHGHKDDDDLAGVNKRTHARFLVTHAQAGLIIGMGGSTVAAVEARSGARVKLSRHDQLLPGTDRRVVLVHGLLSQVMDAMELLLQRLLLYQVQGDQAVDSEPTLVLVVPQPCCGVLIGKGGSVIKSFTEASETAIQISPHNISYGFNDRLVTITGPLDNLLRAVFLIIFELLEDIRYLFPCAAATPNIPMRSPVNKDAQESVTIAVADEHMGSVIGRGGRIVNEISKVSGAWIDISGKGEFMPGTRDREVIMRGTSEAIRAAEAMIMHRVSVASGNLMGRRVEGTSVKGLLTRLDEEEEDDDAVVQMHRLKLSDRTE; encoded by the exons ATGGATCCCGCCGCCGACGACGGCCGCTCACCTTCACCCGTCCCGGACCCAGACGACGGCGAAGGCGGCAGCGGGTGGGGGAGCGACAAGCCGCCGCCCACGCGCGCGGAGGAGGGGCGCGTCGTCGGGAAGGCCGCCATGGaaccctcgccgtcgccgccggacTCCACCGTCTCCGACCAAG ACGACGACGACCTGACGCGCGCCGTGTCCCTGCTGTCGCTCGCGGAGGCCGGGAAGGCCGGGTCCGCCCCCCGCGCCGTGGAtccgtcgccgccgtcctccgccgtCTCCTCCCACGGTCACAAAG ATGATGATGATCTCGCCGGCGTGAACAAGCGGACGCACGCGAGGTTCCTCGTCACCCACGCCCAGGCCGGGCTCATCATCGGGATGGGTGGCTCCACTGTCGCCGCTGTCGAGGCCCGCTCCGGCGCCCGGGTCAAGCTCTCCCGCCACGACCAGCTCCTCCCCGGCACCGACCGCAGGGTCGTGCTCGTCCATGGCCTCCTCAGCCAGGTCATGGACGCCATGGAGCTACTGCTCCAAAGGCTCTTGCTCTACCAGGTTCAG GGTGACCAGGCGGTCGACTCTGAGCCCACGCTAGTGCTCGTCGTGCCTCAGCCCTGCTGCGGCGTGCTCATCGGCAAAGGAGGATCTGTTATCAA GTCATTCACTGAAGCTTCGGAAACTGCAATTCAGATCTCACCACACAACATCTCCTATGGCTTCAACGACAGGCTGGTCACCATCACAGGGCCCTTGGATAATCTATTGCGAGCAGTGTTTCTGATAATATTTGAGCTGTTAGAGGACATTCGTTATTTGTTTCCATGTGCAGCTGCTACG CCAAACATTCCAATGAGATCACCTGTTAATAAGGATGCCCAAGAATCTGTCACTATTGCTGTTGCTGATGAGCATATGGGTTCTGTTATTGGTCGTGGTGGAAGGATTGTCAATGAGATCAGCAAG GTTAGTGGAGCATGGATTGACATCTCAGGCAAGGGGGAGTTCATGCCCGGGACTCGCGACAG GGAGGTGATTATGAGGGGAACATCAGAGGCGATCCGCGCAGCCGAGGCGATGATCATGCACCGTGTCTCCGTGGCCAGCGGCAACTTGATGGGGCGGAGGGTGGAGGGAACAAGCGTCAAGGGTCTGCTTACCAggctggacgaggaggaggaggatgatgatgcAGTCGTGCAGATGCATCGGCTGAAGTTGAGTGATCGGACAGAGTAG
- the LOC123149949 gene encoding protein BTR1 isoform X2, which translates to MDPAADDGRSPSPVPDPDDGEGGSGWGSDKPPPTRAEEGRVVGKAAMEPSPSPPDSTVSDQDDDDLTRAVSLLSLAEAGKAGSAPRAVDPSPPSSAVSSHGHKDDDDLAGVNKRTHARFLVTHAQAGLIIGMGGSTVAAVEARSGARVKLSRHDQLLPGTDRRVVLVHGLLSQVMDAMELLLQRLLLYQVQGDQAVDSEPTLVLVVPQPCCGVLIGKGGSVIKSFTEASETAIQISPHNISYGFNDRLVTITGPLDNLLRAVFLIIFELLEDIRYLFPCAAATPNIPMRSPVNKDAQESVTIAVADEHMGSVIGRGGRIVNEISKHAWKFFFLTNFSRGVASS; encoded by the exons ATGGATCCCGCCGCCGACGACGGCCGCTCACCTTCACCCGTCCCGGACCCAGACGACGGCGAAGGCGGCAGCGGGTGGGGGAGCGACAAGCCGCCGCCCACGCGCGCGGAGGAGGGGCGCGTCGTCGGGAAGGCCGCCATGGaaccctcgccgtcgccgccggacTCCACCGTCTCCGACCAAG ACGACGACGACCTGACGCGCGCCGTGTCCCTGCTGTCGCTCGCGGAGGCCGGGAAGGCCGGGTCCGCCCCCCGCGCCGTGGAtccgtcgccgccgtcctccgccgtCTCCTCCCACGGTCACAAAG ATGATGATGATCTCGCCGGCGTGAACAAGCGGACGCACGCGAGGTTCCTCGTCACCCACGCCCAGGCCGGGCTCATCATCGGGATGGGTGGCTCCACTGTCGCCGCTGTCGAGGCCCGCTCCGGCGCCCGGGTCAAGCTCTCCCGCCACGACCAGCTCCTCCCCGGCACCGACCGCAGGGTCGTGCTCGTCCATGGCCTCCTCAGCCAGGTCATGGACGCCATGGAGCTACTGCTCCAAAGGCTCTTGCTCTACCAGGTTCAG GGTGACCAGGCGGTCGACTCTGAGCCCACGCTAGTGCTCGTCGTGCCTCAGCCCTGCTGCGGCGTGCTCATCGGCAAAGGAGGATCTGTTATCAA GTCATTCACTGAAGCTTCGGAAACTGCAATTCAGATCTCACCACACAACATCTCCTATGGCTTCAACGACAGGCTGGTCACCATCACAGGGCCCTTGGATAATCTATTGCGAGCAGTGTTTCTGATAATATTTGAGCTGTTAGAGGACATTCGTTATTTGTTTCCATGTGCAGCTGCTACG CCAAACATTCCAATGAGATCACCTGTTAATAAGGATGCCCAAGAATCTGTCACTATTGCTGTTGCTGATGAGCATATGGGTTCTGTTATTGGTCGTGGTGGAAGGATTGTCAATGAGATCAGCAAG CATGCCTGGAAATTTTTTTTTTTGACCAACTTCTCTAGAGGTGTTGCATCCTCCTAG
- the LOC123153999 gene encoding protein FAR1-RELATED SEQUENCE 5, producing the protein MAGTSPSREGVFSLPIHTHRTAPFPFPSLRGGAGDELPRRRLRPPPSPRSSTASRPPPSAPGPASSPATHGASPPKPKSPIATDTPPPPPPEPNASAAFSGSSPAQTTRTAASASARPEDRQSPPSGDASTGAAIAARPEECTPRMDMEFDTELQAYDLYRLYAFKLGFNVRRRYTNRSKTSGEVTSCKFACSREGFKDHKPAAAIASTAKLPRAAARLSRAAAIPAPDGRTGCNAHLTLRRTKPGGHFQVSAFQPRHNHPLFAAPRGPPSPFHSPPNAAPPPDFIDDDATAGAACAEGDGPLRTRRQWEIKYGEAAALLNHLQRQSLADPGFHHAMQLDVEDKVANVFWVDAKMVADYAHFGDAVAFDVVSRNSISLRHLASFVGCNSFGEPVVFGLALMYDESCESFRWLFQTFLHAMSGRAPKTFISHQDTVIAEALSLAMPGTTTTHAICAWHIKHVAKGNIRQLSKGDASFIEEFKACVDGEYGEEAGFLAAWDAMISKYELRDNAWLQRLFEEKHKWARPYTKGIFSAGMEGTRLNERLSSEVRSHLRAEVDIALFLRHLQKVISDRRHRELEMEYGSRLMMPYLKIRAPVLTQASEVYTSVIFQLFQEEYEEFQSAYIVSRDESGPCREYVVSLVEKEDCRYTVYGNPMEQTVACSCGKFEMVGFLCSHALKILDVMDIKYIPDRYIMKRWTKYARRLTSSSLEVPVPGQAVQEEESLEISSNRYQHLCPKYVRLVARASECEESSRVLDQFWGELGDKVEQILQKQTSVSSAPVTLQPDVQNLKMALSSITDGTESENVLDISSRAVAETVKKKGQKSKNHPRNCVEKGLTKKQKVHSEEPALVHYGLADGSAQSGNAMFQGLEAPPNMSKMVSQTPTYVPYMGTDFSNPMGTLNYEEMHRGASLGFTLLPSQDLGFVACHTSQASGDSQHNQAL; encoded by the exons ATGGCTGGTACGTCTCCCTCGCGGGAAGGCGTATTTTCTCTTCCCATTCACACACATCGCACAGCGCCGTTCCCCTTTCCCTCGctgcgcggcggcgccggcgatgagCTCCCCCGCCGCCGACTGCGGCCACCTCCCAGCCCCCGCTCCTCCACCGCATCACGCCCTCCCCCCTCCGCACCAGGACCAGCCTCGAGCCCAGCCACTCACGGCGCCTCCCCGCCAAAACCTAAATCCCCAATCGCCACcgacacgccgccgccgccaccaccagagccaaatgCCTCGGCCGCCTTCTCCGGAAGCTCCCCCGCGCAGACCACCAgaaccgccgcctccgcctccgcccgccCGGAGGACCGCCAAAGCCCACCCTCCGGAGATGCCTCCACCGGCGCGGCCATTGCGGCCCGGCCGGAGGAGTGCACGCCGCGGATGGACATGGAGTTCGACACGGAGCTGCAGGCATACGACCTCTACCGCCTCTACGCCTTCAAGCTCGGCTTCAACGTCCGCCGCCGCTACACCAACCGCAGCAAGACCTCCGGCGAGGTCACCTCCTGCAAGTTCGCCTGCTCCCGCGAGGGCTTCAAGGACCACaagcccgccgccgccatcgccagcaCCGCCAAGCTCCCCCGTGCCGCCGCCAGGCTCTCCCGCGCCGCGGCCATCCCCGCGCCGGACGGCAGGACCGGCTGCAACGCGCACCTCACCCTCCGCCGCACCAAGCCCGGCGGCCACTTCCAAGTCTCCGCCTTCCAGCCGCGCCACAACCACCCGCTCTTCGCCGCTCCCCGCGGCCCGCCCAGCCCCTTCCACTCGCCGCCCAATGCCGCTCCGCCGCCGGATTTCATTGACGACGATGCTACAGCCGGGGCGGCATGCGCCGAGGGAGACGGCCCCTTGCGCACCAGGCGGCAGTGGGAGATCAAGTATGGGGAGGCCGCCGCCCTGCTCAACCACCTCCAGCGGCAGTCGCTGGCCGACCCGGGGTTCCATCACGCCATGCAGCTCGACGTCGAGGACAAGGTGGCGAACGTCTTCTGGGTCGACGCCAAGATGGTCGCCGACTACGCCCACTTTGGCGACGCCGTCGCCTTCGACGTCGTGTCCAGGAACAGCATCAGCCTCCGCCACCTCGCCTCGTTCGTCGGCTGCAACAGTTTCGGCGAGCCTGTCGTCTTCGGGCTGGCGCTCATGTACGATGAGTCCTGCGAGTCGTTCCGGTGGCTGTTCCAGACGTTCCTGCACGCCATGTCTGGGCGAGCACCCAAGACCTTCATTTCGCATCAGGATACGgtaatagcagaggccctgtcctTGGCGATGCCTGGCACGACGACGACCCATGCCATATGCGCATGGCACATAAAGCATGTTGCAAAGGGGAACATACGTCAGCTTTCTAAAGGCGATGCCAGTTTCATCGAGGAGTTCAAGGCGTGCGTCGACGGAGAGTATGGCGAGGAGGCAGGATTTCTCGCTGCATGGGATGCTATGATCAGCAAGTACGAGCTTCGTGACAACGCGTGGTTGCAGAGGCTGTTCGAGGAGAAACACAAGTGGGCTAGGCCCTACACGAAAGGGATCTTCTCGGCTGGAATGGAAGGCACACGGTTGAACGAGCGCCTGAGTTCCGAGGTGCGCAGTCATCTGAGAGCAGAGGTGGACATTGCTCTGTTTTTGAGGCATCTTCAGAAAGTGATCAGCGATAGGCGGCACAGAGAGTTGGAGATGGAATACGGTTCAAGGTTGATGATGCCCTACCTCAAAATCAGAGCTCCTGTTCTGACACAGGCTTCCGAGGTCTATACCAGCGTGATCTTTCAGCTTTTCCAGGAAGAATATGAGGAGTTCCAGTCAGCTTACATCGTGAGCCGTGATGAGAGCGGCCCGTGTCGTGAGTATGTCGTCTCGCTTGTGGAGAAGGAGGACTGTCGATACACGGTTTATGGGAACCCTATGGAGCAGACTGTCGCATGCTCGTGCGGGAAGTTTGAGATGGTTGGCTTCCTGTGCAGCCATGCTCTCAAGATTCTAGATGTTATGGACATAAAGTATATACCAGATAGGTACATCATGAAGCGCTGGACCAAATATGCAAGGCGTTTGACCTCCTCTTCACTGGAGGTTCCTGTTCCTGGGCAAGCCGTTCAAGAAGAGGAATCATTGGAGATTTCTTCTAATCGCTACCAGCACTTGTGCCCCAAGTATGTTCGGCTTGTTGCCCGGGCATCAGAATGTGAGGAGTCCAGCAGAGTACTAGACCAATTTTGGGGAGAACTTGGCGACAAGGTTGAGCAAATCCTGCAGAAACAAACCAGCGTTAGCAGCGCACCTGTGACACTACAGCCTGATGTTCAGAATCTTAAGATGGCCTTGTCTTCCATCACGGATGGCACTGAATCAGAAAATGTTCTGGACATATCAAGCAGGGCAGTGGCAGAAACAGTAAAGAAGAAAGGCCAGAAAAGTAAAAACCATCCAAGAAATTGCGTTGAAAAGGGTCTGACAAAGAAGCAGAAAGTGCACTCAGAAGAACCTGCACTTGTGCATTATGGTTTGGCAGATGGTTCAGCCCAGTCTGGAAATGCCATGTTTCAG GGCTTGGAGGCTCCTCCTAACATGTCCAAAATGGTTAGCCAAACTCCAACCTATGTACCTTACATG GGGACTGACTTTTCAAATCCCATGGGGACACTCAACTATGAAGAGATGCACCGTGGCGCAAGTCTGGGGTTCACTCTG TTACCTTCTCAGGACCTAGGCTTTGTCGCCTGTCACACTTCTCAGGCGTCAGGTGACAGCCAGCACAACCAG GCCTTGTAG
- the LOC123149951 gene encoding phosphatidylinositol 4-phosphate 5-kinase 9, with protein MIVASCNNALSSSSCTSKANNMTDPAASNHLLHPTTADPSQSQPSFRANSAAGLGVREITLPNGDVYSGTLSSSSSSHSQQVPEGTGRYVWAAGSCCVYEGGWKRGARHGHGRTLWPSGAVYEGDYSAGFMDGQGTYVVGVASSSSSSSSYTYKGQWKLDRKHGHGLQTYPNGDTFEGSWVQGHMEGHGCRYTWANGNTYVGTMRNGTMFGKGVLTWSATGDSFQGNWLDGAMHGYGLYTWEDGGCYLGTWTRGLKDGKGTFYPNKCRLPANHQLYIDDLRNRGVLPDDMSTNDTSSSSLDAKADTDQEPAAAPAHLNKSWRNLSLERPPVKKPSLQRRWSIGVAIDKIIGAHEPISGAGSETQTQQNMAACSSLPILEREYAQGVLISEVVLNKSCLEDSSKKLSRRQSRAAKDVKRPGEMIIKGHRSYDLMLCLQLGIRYTVGKITPIQRRQVQASDFGPKASFWMNFPTKGTRLTPAHRAVDFKWKDYCPVVFRNLREMFKLDTADYMISISGSDALRELSSPGKSGSMFFLSQDDRFMIKTLRKSEVQVLLRMLRDYYRHVHTYDNTLVTKFFGLHRVKPSSGQKFRFVVMGNMFCTQLRIHRRFDLKGSSLGRSTDKVKIDENTTLKDLDLNYSFYLEPSWRDALLKQIEIDSEFLKNQGIMDYSLLLGFHYRARQSRLVRGGSLPESILQDNKLALLSEQDAMEDDTAYNDYREGLVLVQRGSNQDGKVAVGPHIRGSRLRSSSACYEEVDLLLPGTARLQIQLGVNMPARAEKEEKQEKDGGKSLRQVYDVVLYIGIIDILQEYSMRKKVEHAYKSIKYNPQSISVVEPRFYSERFLNFIRTVFPENSPNQ; from the exons ATGATAG TTGCAAGTTGCAACAATGCTCTTTCATCTTCATCTTGTACATCAAAGGCCAACAACATGACAGACCCTGCTGCCAGCAACCACCTTCTTCACCCAACAACAGCAGACCCATCCCAGTCCCAGCCCAGCTTCAGAGCAAACTCAGCAGCAGGCCTCGGGGTCAGAGAGATCACGCTACCCAATGGCGACGTCTACTCCGGCAcgctctcatcatcatcatcatcacattcGCAGCAGGTGCCCGAGGGCACGGGCCGCTACGTCTGGGCCGCCGGCAGCTGCTGCGTGTACGAGGGCGGGTGGAAGAGGGGCGCGAGGCACGGCCATGGCAGAACCCTCTGGCCCTCCGGGGCCGTCTACGAGGGCGACTACTCCGCCGGGTTCATGGACGGCCAGGGGACCTATGTCGTCGGCGTCGCCAgctcctcttcatcatcatcatcctatACCTACAAGGGGCAGTGGAAGCTGGACCGCAAGCACGGCCACGGCCTCCAGACGTACCCCAACGGGGACACATTCGAGGGCTCCTGGGTGCAGGGCCACATGGAGGGCCATGGCTGCAGGTACACCTGGGCCAACGGCAACACCTACGTCGGCACCATGAGGAACGGCACCATGTTCGGCAAAGGGGTGCTCACATGGAGCGCCACCGGGGACTCGTTTCAGGGGAACTGGCTCGACGGCGCCATGCACGGCTACGGGCTCTACACCTGGGAGGACGGCGGGTGCTACCTCGGGACGTGGACCAGGGGACTCAAGGATGGAAAGGGCACATTCTATCCTAACAAGTGCAGACTTCCTGCCAATCACCAGCTCTACATCGACGATCTGAGGAACAGGGGCGTGCTGCCTGATGACATGTCAACAAATGACACCTCCTCTTCTTCCCTCGATGCGAAGGCCGACACAGATCAAGAGCCTGCTGCTGCACCAGCACATCTTAACAAGTCCTGGAGAAACTTGAGCTTGGAGCGGCCTCCGGTAAAGAAGCCGTCTCTGCAGAGGCGCTGGAGCATCGGAGTGGCCATCGACAAGATCATCGGCGCTCATGAGCCAATAAGTGGTGCAGGTTCTGAAACACAAACACAACAAAACATGGCTGCTTGTTCTAGCCTGCCGATACTGGAAAGGGAGTACGCGCAGGGCGTTCTCATCAGCGAGGTCGTGCTGAACAAGAGCTGCCTGGAAGACTCGTCCAAGAAGCTGAGCCGTCGGCAGAGCAGGGCGGCCAAGGATGTCAAAAGGCCAGGGGAGATGATAATCAAAGGGCACAGGAGCTATGATCTGATGCTCTGTTTACAGCTTGGAATCAG GTACACGGTTGGGAAGATTACGCCGATTCAGAGGCGTCAAGTGCAAGCCTCTGATTTCGGCCCCAAGGCTAGTTTCTGGATGAACTTCCCCACAAAAGGAACACGGCTTACTCCTGCGCACCGTGCTGTCGATTTTAAGTGGAAGGACTACTGTCCGGTGGTCTTCAG AAATTTGAGGGAGATGTTCAAGCTTGATACAGCAGATTACATGATTTCCATTTCTGGAAGTGACGCGCTTAGGGAGCTGTCGTCTCCTGGAAAGAGTGGAAGTATGTTTTTCTTATCGCAAGATGACCGCTTCATGATCAAGACTCTTCGCAAATCTGAAGTGCAG GTTCTTTTGCGTATGCTTCGAGACTATTACCGCCATGTCCATACTTATGATAACACACTCGTGACTAAATTTTTTGGCCTCCACCGGGTGAAACCTTCCAGCGGGCAAAAG TTCAGATTTGTAGTGATGGGCAACATGTTCTGCACACAACTTAGAATCCATCGAAGATTCGATTTGAAAGGTTCATCCTTAGGCAGATCTACTGACAAAGTTAAAATCGACGAGAACACGACGCTCAAAGACCTGGATCTGAACTACTCATTTTATCTCGAGCCTTCTTGGCGGGATGCTTTGCTCAA GCAGATTGAGATCGACAGCGAATTTCTGAAGAATCAGGGCATAATGGACTACAGCTTGCTTCTTGGTTTCCATTACCGGGCTCGCCAAAGCCGCCTTGTAAGAGGAGGGTCATTGCCTGAAAGCATTTTGCAAGATAACAAACTAGCCCTTCTTTCGGAACAAG ATGCCATGGAGGATGATACCGCCTATAACGACTACCGCGAAGGGCTGGTTTTGGTGCAGCGAGGCAGCAACCAAGATGGTAAAGTCGCAGTCGGCCCTCACATAAGAGGGAGCCGCCTGCGATCATCGTCTGCTTGTTACGAGGAAGTGGATCTCCTGCTTCCAGGCACAGCAAG GCTTCAGATCCAGCTAGGGGTGAACATGCCGGCAAgagcagagaaagaagagaaacaaGAGAAAGACGGCGGCAAATCGCTCCGTCAGGTGTACGACGTGGTGCTCTACATAGGGATCATCGACATCCTGCAGGAGTACAGCATGAGGAAGAAGGTGGAGCACGCCTACAAGTCCATCAAATACAACCCCCAGTCGATATCGGTCGTGGAGCCCCGCTTCTACTCGGAGCGCTTCCTCAACTTCATCCGCACCGTCTTCCCAGAAAACTCACCCAACCAATAA